In the Anaerosporomusa subterranea genome, one interval contains:
- a CDS encoding CoA-binding protein, translating into MDAVTSFLNKKIWAIVGATDNTEKFGYKIYKCMKTAGYTVYPVNPGVSDIQGVKCYPRLQDLPEQPEVVDVVVPPKVGEQIMKECAEAGIKNVWLQPGANAESVSKLGKQLGLEVIDTGCVMSEIHVRGISHK; encoded by the coding sequence ATGGATGCCGTGACCAGTTTTTTAAATAAGAAGATTTGGGCAATCGTAGGAGCAACTGATAATACTGAAAAATTTGGTTATAAAATCTACAAATGTATGAAAACTGCTGGTTATACCGTTTATCCGGTCAATCCTGGTGTATCCGATATTCAAGGTGTGAAATGTTATCCTCGCTTGCAGGATTTGCCGGAACAACCGGAAGTGGTTGATGTGGTCGTACCGCCGAAAGTGGGCGAACAGATTATGAAAGAGTGCGCAGAGGCAGGGATAAAGAATGTCTGGTTGCAACCTGGCGCTAACGCAGAGAGCGTATCGAAGCTCGGTAAGCAGCTCGGTCTTGAGGTAATCGATACAGGTTGCGTCATGTCTGAGATTCACGTTCGTGGCATATCGCACAAATAG
- the trxA gene encoding thioredoxin: MSSVINTSEAAFQDDVLEAKGPVLVDFWAPWCGYCTKLSPILDEVAGELGDKIKIVKVNVDENRAISQKYGVMSLPTMMVFKNGEPGERLMGFMPRVNLIAKLNPLL; encoded by the coding sequence ATGTCTAGTGTCATTAATACAAGTGAAGCTGCCTTCCAAGATGATGTTCTGGAAGCTAAAGGTCCTGTTCTAGTCGATTTCTGGGCTCCTTGGTGCGGTTATTGTACAAAACTGTCACCCATTTTGGATGAAGTAGCAGGAGAACTGGGCGATAAAATTAAGATTGTTAAAGTTAATGTCGATGAAAACCGGGCGATTTCTCAAAAATATGGTGTAATGAGCCTGCCGACTATGATGGTCTTTAAGAATGGTGAACCTGGCGAGAGATTGATGGGGTTTATGCCGAGAGTGAATTTGATCGCAAAACTGAATCCGCTCTTGTAA